In the Deltaproteobacteria bacterium genome, one interval contains:
- a CDS encoding DEAD/DEAH box helicase, protein MAVNIESRGIVMSIQLKYSYLEEAYPDMLGGISALIQKSKLSKRFESVHLSAQDIQQLEKARELCELKIIEQWGNRDTPQFKALCSINFDIASQLPINTNNEYFVYEQIKLIAFGCLGEHWHFVRQYLKCRPSIIDELVVNDGWNQRLLAISFKALVGLLKKDSWKDIDQAVQLINQLRSEQSELENSFLNQVNEESRPYGAAELVALYHFVKSIEILGQYQIEGRPLEPETQIHYHLDLSKGFAKESGNISLGLLFQFFEALAVKLIRNTIWYTTRGVNNWVTQFNRYISRQEDKGVFELLYPQRESIIDGGLLNPAHRAIVVNLPTSSGKTMIAEYRILQALNQFKQQGGWVAYVVPTKALVNQIFIQLNRDLGEIGLDVEKASGAVELDGFEQHLVEESGNGTAFDVLVTTYEKLNLLVRQGLGTTQDRPLVLTVVDEAHNIEEKTRGLNLELLLATIKNDCEEANFLLMSPDISNSHEIVDWLAGERGNVINLELDWWQPNERVVGAIQVDGRGRNYDLSLRTLHTDKGTYEIGEAIPLAHFENAEHTKSQFCSSKVRIASSVSSIILDINSPIIVLATDPPETYIIAEHLYEMSDDNFEQDEDINLLIKLVKSELGENFPLAKFLTCRIAIHSSALPDDIKFLIEDLMLKEKLQALAATTTIAQGINFPVSAIIMGAYNYPFTSEMPVRDFWNMAGRVGRTGQTDMGWVGLAVKNDSDLLKVGEYVMKASDDLHSQLINAIDTALRHAAHDFDRWLFCDERWSAILQYISHLRKQTEQQEAFLAQLEQKLQGTLGYRQLPQDKKTFFNEKVRQYAGSLTLADAKRADETGFSTVSVRQMIGKLATSGLTPQDWNKSQLFSEQNQSMQKLIGIMLNTYEIRNSIQELNQGGRPLDQASIARLVIDWVNGRNIASIANSFYPGEEPQRAIQMATKALYKVVANAATWGIAALQKMPTSGVDWDSLSEIEKKRMANLPAYLHYGVNTDEGVLMRKNNVPRSIANRLGELYSESVGGEIFSQPSSSVYDWINRQDTDTWNRVRPSGSRLSGDDYKAVWMKLNGIA, encoded by the coding sequence GTGGCTGTCAATATTGAATCGCGCGGAATAGTAATGAGCATTCAACTTAAATATAGCTATCTTGAAGAAGCATATCCCGATATGTTGGGAGGGATTAGTGCGCTCATTCAGAAGAGCAAGCTTTCTAAACGATTTGAATCAGTTCATCTTTCAGCGCAAGATATTCAGCAGCTTGAAAAGGCCAGGGAACTATGCGAGCTGAAAATTATTGAACAATGGGGAAATAGGGATACTCCCCAGTTTAAAGCTTTGTGTTCAATCAATTTTGATATTGCCAGCCAATTGCCTATAAACACAAACAATGAATACTTTGTTTATGAACAAATAAAATTGATTGCCTTCGGATGTTTAGGAGAACATTGGCACTTTGTCCGGCAATATTTGAAATGCAGACCATCAATTATTGATGAGCTTGTAGTAAATGATGGCTGGAATCAGAGGTTACTTGCGATTAGTTTTAAGGCCTTGGTGGGCTTATTGAAAAAAGACTCCTGGAAGGATATAGATCAGGCAGTTCAGTTGATTAATCAACTGAGGTCAGAACAGTCGGAACTTGAGAATAGCTTTTTAAACCAGGTAAATGAGGAAAGTCGACCCTATGGTGCCGCAGAATTGGTTGCTCTTTACCATTTTGTAAAGAGCATTGAGATACTTGGGCAATATCAAATTGAAGGGCGCCCACTCGAACCGGAAACACAAATCCACTATCACCTTGACTTGTCTAAGGGGTTCGCCAAAGAATCGGGTAATATCAGCTTAGGCTTGCTGTTTCAGTTCTTCGAGGCCCTCGCTGTAAAACTGATACGCAATACAATATGGTATACAACTAGAGGTGTAAATAATTGGGTAACACAATTTAACAGATACATCTCAAGGCAAGAAGACAAAGGGGTATTTGAGTTACTTTATCCACAGCGGGAATCTATAATTGATGGTGGACTACTAAATCCGGCGCACAGGGCAATTGTAGTGAATCTGCCTACATCGAGTGGTAAGACGATGATTGCGGAATACCGCATCCTTCAGGCATTAAACCAATTCAAACAACAGGGTGGATGGGTTGCTTATGTGGTCCCTACTAAAGCCTTGGTTAATCAAATCTTTATACAATTGAACAGGGACTTGGGGGAAATTGGGCTTGATGTGGAAAAGGCCAGCGGTGCGGTTGAACTGGACGGGTTTGAACAGCACTTGGTTGAAGAAAGCGGCAATGGGACGGCTTTTGATGTACTGGTAACTACCTATGAAAAACTGAACCTTCTTGTAAGGCAGGGCCTAGGTACGACCCAGGATCGCCCATTGGTTTTAACTGTGGTCGATGAAGCACATAATATTGAAGAAAAAACTAGAGGATTGAACCTTGAGTTATTATTAGCCACGATTAAAAACGATTGTGAAGAAGCGAATTTTCTTCTCATGTCACCAGATATTTCGAACTCGCATGAAATTGTTGACTGGTTGGCAGGGGAGCGAGGAAATGTAATTAATCTTGAATTAGATTGGTGGCAACCCAATGAGAGGGTTGTAGGAGCTATTCAGGTTGATGGAAGAGGAAGAAATTATGATTTAAGCCTTCGAACCCTCCATACAGACAAAGGGACATATGAGATCGGGGAGGCTATTCCTTTGGCACATTTCGAAAATGCGGAACATACGAAATCACAGTTTTGCTCCTCTAAAGTTCGGATCGCCTCTTCTGTTTCATCTATTATACTGGATATCAATTCACCAATCATTGTTTTGGCAACTGATCCACCAGAGACATATATAATTGCCGAACATCTTTACGAAATGTCCGATGATAATTTTGAGCAAGATGAGGATATTAACCTTCTGATAAAATTGGTTAAAAGCGAACTTGGCGAAAACTTTCCCTTGGCAAAATTTCTAACCTGTAGGATTGCGATTCACAGTTCGGCACTGCCCGATGACATCAAGTTTTTAATTGAGGACTTGATGCTAAAGGAAAAGCTGCAAGCATTGGCTGCAACTACCACAATAGCTCAAGGCATAAACTTCCCTGTATCGGCCATTATAATGGGTGCATACAATTATCCCTTTACCTCTGAAATGCCTGTACGGGACTTTTGGAACATGGCGGGAAGAGTAGGTAGAACAGGACAGACAGACATGGGATGGGTGGGATTAGCCGTAAAAAATGATTCAGATTTGCTTAAAGTCGGCGAGTATGTCATGAAGGCATCTGATGACCTGCACTCACAATTAATAAATGCAATTGACACTGCACTTCGTCACGCTGCTCATGATTTTGACAGATGGCTTTTCTGTGATGAGAGATGGTCGGCAATTCTCCAATACATTTCACACTTACGAAAACAGACAGAGCAACAGGAAGCTTTTTTAGCCCAGCTTGAGCAGAAACTACAAGGAACCTTAGGATATAGGCAATTGCCTCAGGATAAGAAGACCTTTTTTAATGAGAAGGTTAGACAGTATGCTGGAAGCTTAACGTTGGCTGATGCGAAAAGAGCCGATGAAACAGGGTTTTCTACGGTCTCTGTAAGGCAAATGATAGGGAAACTGGCTACTTCAGGTTTAACGCCGCAAGACTGGAATAAGAGCCAATTGTTTTCTGAGCAAAACCAAAGCATGCAAAAACTCATAGGCATTATGCTTAATACCTATGAAATCAGGAACTCCATTCAGGAGTTAAACCAAGGGGGGCGTCCATTGGACCAGGCAAGTATTGCCAGATTGGTAATTGATTGGGTCAATGGTCGTAATATTGCATCGATAGCAAACAGTTTTTATCCAGGAGAAGAACCACAGCGAGCGATTCAAATGGCAACTAAAGCTCTTTATAAAGTTGTTGCCAATGCCGCCACTTGGGGTATTGCCGCTCTCCAGAAGATGCCGACCAGTGGTGTGGATTGGGATAGTTTGTCGGAAATTGAAAAAAAGCGGATGGCTAACTTGCCGGCATATCTCCACTATGGCGTGAACACAGATGAAGGCGTACTAATGAGAAAAAATAATGTTCCCCGAAGCATCGCTAACCGATTGGGTGAATTATATAGTGAATCGGTTGGTGGTGAAATTTTTAGCCAGCCTTCTTCATCTGTTTACGATTGGATTAACCGGCAAGACACAGATACCTGGAACAGGGTAAGACCGTCAGGTTCCAGATTGTCAGGTGACGATTACAAAGCTGTTTGGATGAAGTTGAATGGAATTGCTTGA